From one Nitrosococcus halophilus Nc 4 genomic stretch:
- a CDS encoding alpha/beta hydrolase, with the protein MRTWIITLLTFLFAPYPILYADTHTYGYPISNSYEATVIGTPRQLQADLPDKINIKPLELTVFEDRKIPETLWYTKRLEYLLAAQKQKAPLVFAISGTGSSANAPGMQILQKALFQAGFHVISLPSPTHPNFVTSASTHSVPGHVVEDSADLYRVMQLAWNQVKEDIEVTDFYLTGYSLGGAQAAFVARLDDKKQIFNFKKVLMINPPVSLYNSVSILDQLLANNIPGGMDHLNDFINRVINRFTEIYRTEEQVEFNDEFLYKAYQRYQPSEETLAAVIGLSFRWAAANMIFVSDVITNSGYVKPKNLKLSLTDSLTNYFKVSLRIGFLDYFNEYLFPFFETRYPGLKRKQLIHSLSLKSIEAYLKENDKIAMVTNADDPILAPGELEYLREVFQSRAKIYPRGGHLGNMGYKDNVAYMVNFFLN; encoded by the coding sequence ATGAGAACCTGGATCATTACCCTCTTAACTTTTCTCTTTGCCCCCTACCCCATTCTCTATGCCGATACACACACCTATGGCTATCCAATCAGCAACTCTTACGAGGCCACCGTAATCGGCACACCCCGTCAATTACAAGCAGATCTGCCGGATAAAATCAATATCAAGCCCTTAGAACTTACGGTCTTCGAGGATCGCAAAATCCCAGAAACGCTCTGGTACACTAAACGTTTGGAGTACTTGCTGGCCGCTCAAAAACAGAAGGCGCCCCTCGTTTTTGCTATCTCCGGGACGGGGTCTAGCGCCAATGCCCCCGGCATGCAAATCTTACAGAAAGCCTTATTCCAAGCCGGTTTCCATGTGATCTCATTACCGTCTCCTACCCATCCCAATTTTGTTACCTCGGCTTCGACCCACTCGGTGCCCGGTCATGTCGTTGAGGACTCCGCAGATCTGTACCGGGTGATGCAACTTGCCTGGAATCAGGTAAAAGAGGACATTGAAGTCACCGATTTTTATCTCACAGGCTACAGTTTGGGAGGCGCCCAAGCCGCATTTGTGGCTCGCTTAGATGATAAAAAACAGATCTTTAATTTTAAAAAGGTGCTGATGATCAACCCTCCCGTCAGTTTGTATAATTCCGTCTCTATTTTGGATCAGCTACTTGCCAATAATATTCCTGGAGGGATGGATCACCTAAATGATTTCATCAATAGGGTGATCAATCGATTTACTGAAATCTATAGGACCGAGGAGCAAGTAGAATTCAATGATGAATTTCTCTACAAAGCTTACCAGCGATACCAGCCCAGCGAAGAGACCTTAGCCGCTGTCATTGGGCTGTCTTTCCGCTGGGCGGCGGCCAACATGATATTTGTCTCTGACGTCATTACCAATTCCGGCTATGTGAAACCCAAAAATTTAAAACTTTCACTTACCGACTCCCTCACTAATTATTTCAAGGTCAGTCTCCGCATCGGTTTCCTTGACTATTTCAATGAATATCTTTTCCCTTTCTTTGAAACACGCTATCCCGGGCTAAAACGAAAACAACTTATCCATAGTCTCAGCCTTAAGAGCATTGAAGCGTATCTCAAGGAAAACGACAAAATCGCTATGGTCACCAACGCAGACGATCCCATTCTTGCTCCAGGCGAACTCGAATATCTGCGCGAAGTATTCCAGTCCCGGGCCAAAATCTATCCCCGAGGGGGTCATCTGGGAAATATGGGATATAAGGATAATGTGGCTTATATGGTGAATTTCTTTTTAAACTAA
- a CDS encoding multicopper oxidase family protein, whose protein sequence is MLADLLPAEDIPKYVDPLVIPPVMPKADTIMQQGGPPIDYYEIEVVQFQQQILPSTGFPKTPVWSYGAVGHPETRNYPAFTIEAQVNRPTRVKWVNNLVDENGDFLPHLLPVDQTLHWANPSQDCIDGTTRTDCRGQSQETYTGPVPIVTHVHGMRVAPESDGYPEAWWLPAANNLPPGSDPSGTLFGDITTTDADPNNDNPGNLGYALFQYPNDQPSATLWYHDHALGITRLNVYAGPAGFYLLRGEEEDNLNLPGSAPKPDGNRQGPQKFFEIPIAIQDRSFNEDGSLFYPDNRAFFEGLSPDQLKIDFLPDSDVPPIWNPEFFGNTMVVNGRTWPVLQVEPRRYRFRFLNGSNSRFLILKAVTAAQPDNSTTWSNLTDEFVQIGADGGFLPQPVALDELLMAPAERADVIVDFSGFAPGEAIYLVNVGPDEPFGGGRPGVDFEPANPETTGQVMKFQVVPLTEPDPSANPDTLVLPSFEELGPSTHTRQVSLNEEESQEVCVKVQKGKVQQIGCSPEAEEFGPIAALLGTLHNGMANPLFWENTITENPALGSTEIWEIYNFTEDAHPIHLHLVQFQVLNRQPFGDDGSSDPQPWETGFKDTVIALPGEITRIKAKFDIPGLYVWHCHILEHEDNEMMRPYCVGDPANCPANGAP, encoded by the coding sequence GTGTTAGCGGACCTCCTGCCGGCCGAGGACATTCCAAAATATGTGGACCCTTTGGTCATTCCCCCAGTCATGCCTAAAGCGGACACTATTATGCAGCAGGGTGGTCCGCCAATTGATTACTATGAGATCGAGGTGGTGCAGTTTCAGCAGCAGATCCTTCCCAGCACGGGTTTCCCAAAGACCCCAGTATGGAGTTATGGGGCTGTGGGTCATCCCGAAACCCGCAACTATCCCGCCTTTACTATTGAAGCCCAGGTCAATAGACCAACTCGGGTCAAGTGGGTCAACAACCTAGTGGATGAGAACGGCGACTTTTTGCCCCACCTGCTCCCCGTAGACCAGACCCTGCACTGGGCGAACCCGTCACAGGACTGCATCGATGGAACGACCCGGACCGATTGCCGGGGCCAAAGTCAAGAAACCTATACAGGTCCAGTCCCCATAGTGACCCATGTGCATGGGATGCGGGTGGCTCCTGAGAGCGATGGTTACCCTGAAGCTTGGTGGCTGCCTGCCGCCAATAATCTCCCCCCAGGCTCTGACCCGTCGGGAACCCTCTTTGGTGACATTACGACCACCGATGCGGATCCCAATAACGACAATCCGGGTAATTTGGGGTATGCCCTATTCCAATATCCCAATGACCAACCCTCCGCTACGCTCTGGTATCATGACCATGCCTTGGGCATCACCCGGCTCAATGTCTATGCGGGACCGGCAGGTTTCTATCTACTCCGTGGCGAGGAGGAGGACAACCTTAACCTCCCTGGCTCGGCACCAAAGCCTGATGGCAATCGGCAGGGCCCCCAAAAGTTTTTCGAGATTCCCATTGCCATCCAGGACCGCTCTTTCAACGAGGATGGTTCCCTTTTCTATCCGGATAACCGGGCATTTTTCGAGGGTTTGTCACCAGACCAGCTTAAGATAGACTTCCTTCCCGACTCCGATGTGCCTCCCATCTGGAACCCCGAGTTCTTTGGCAATACCATGGTGGTGAATGGCAGGACCTGGCCCGTACTCCAGGTGGAGCCCCGTAGGTATCGCTTCCGCTTCTTGAACGGTTCGAATTCCCGTTTCCTTATTTTGAAGGCCGTAACAGCTGCTCAGCCAGATAACTCAACTACTTGGTCTAATCTCACAGATGAGTTTGTACAGATTGGAGCCGATGGGGGGTTCTTACCCCAACCGGTGGCCCTCGATGAACTCCTCATGGCCCCGGCAGAACGGGCGGATGTCATCGTCGATTTTTCGGGGTTTGCCCCTGGCGAGGCCATCTATCTAGTCAATGTGGGTCCTGACGAGCCCTTCGGGGGCGGTCGCCCAGGAGTGGATTTCGAGCCTGCCAATCCAGAAACCACAGGCCAAGTGATGAAGTTCCAGGTCGTCCCGCTTACGGAACCGGACCCAAGCGCCAATCCAGATACCCTAGTGCTACCTTCCTTCGAAGAACTCGGTCCATCCACCCATACACGGCAGGTATCCCTCAATGAGGAGGAGTCCCAGGAAGTCTGCGTCAAGGTGCAAAAAGGAAAAGTGCAGCAAATAGGCTGTTCTCCAGAAGCCGAGGAATTCGGTCCCATTGCTGCTTTGCTAGGGACACTCCATAACGGTATGGCCAACCCCCTATTTTGGGAAAATACGATCACGGAGAATCCGGCGCTGGGGAGTACCGAAATTTGGGAAATATACAACTTTACGGAAGACGCCCATCCCATCCATCTGCACCTGGTGCAATTCCAGGTATTAAACCGGCAACCCTTTGGTGATGATGGTTCCTCTGACCCTCAACCTTGGGAGACCGGTTTCAAAGACACCGTGATCGCCCTTCCAGGAGAAATCACCCGGATCAAGGCCAAGTTTGATATTCCCGGTCTTTATGTATGGCACTGCCATATTCTTGAGCATGAGGACAATGAAATGATGCGGCCATACTGTGTTGGCGATCCGGCCAATTGCCCCGCGAATGGTGCACCATAA
- a CDS encoding sigma-54 dependent transcriptional regulator, translated as MKPLLNPEISQAEVTKLADLCCSSVAMQWIALVPATFPQNKTLNEFISGCFFDYHTLPLDMPRLQITLGHALGMAKLACLAEKPPMVEPFLDHLLVGKNPQMCKLNHDIQKIAAVNAPVLIRGESGTGKELVARAIHHYSQRQGPFEAVNCAALPPSLIQSELFGHEKGAFTGAARRKIGRIEAASGGTIFLLVLFLPYL; from the coding sequence ATGAAACCACTGCTGAATCCAGAAATCAGTCAAGCAGAAGTTACTAAATTAGCAGACTTATGCTGTTCATCAGTAGCCATGCAGTGGATCGCATTGGTGCCCGCAACCTTTCCCCAAAACAAGACACTGAATGAATTCATCAGCGGCTGCTTTTTTGACTACCATACCCTGCCCCTGGATATGCCACGATTACAGATCACTTTGGGCCATGCCCTAGGCATGGCTAAGCTTGCCTGCCTTGCTGAAAAGCCCCCAATGGTGGAACCATTTCTGGATCATTTACTCGTGGGTAAAAACCCACAAATGTGCAAACTGAACCACGATATCCAAAAAATCGCGGCAGTCAATGCCCCGGTACTGATTAGGGGCGAAAGCGGCACGGGCAAGGAATTGGTTGCCCGGGCGATCCATCACTACTCCCAACGCCAAGGACCATTTGAGGCTGTTAACTGCGCGGCTCTGCCGCCCTCTCTTATCCAAAGCGAGCTTTTTGGCCACGAGAAAGGAGCATTCACTGGCGCGGCTCGGCGTAAAATTGGACGGATCGAAGCCGCCAGCGGCGGCACCATATTTCTTCTGGTATTGTTTTTGCCCTATCTTTAA